A region of Capra hircus breed San Clemente chromosome 11, ASM170441v1, whole genome shotgun sequence DNA encodes the following proteins:
- the LOC102185579 gene encoding retinol dehydrogenase 14, with product MAVGTAAALLAALGGILWLAARRFVGSSVQRLHQGGDSGLMRGKTVLITGANSGLGRATAAELLRLGARVIMGCRDRKRAEEAAGQLRREVWPTGGPDSGPTSGGAGELVVKELDLSSLSSVRSFCQEMLQEEPRLDVLINNAGVFQCPYMKTEDGFEMQFGVNHLGHFLLTNLLLGLLKSSAPSRIVVVSSKLYKYGDINFEDLNSEQSYNKSFCYSRSKLANILFTRELARRLEGTSVTVNVLHPGIVRTNLGRHIHIPLLVRPLFNLVSWAFFKTPEEGAQTAVYLASSPEVEGVSGKYFGDCKEEELLPKAMDESVARKLWDISEVMVGILK from the exons ATGGCAGTGGGTACCGCGGCAGCGTTACTGGCTGCACTAGGTGGGATCCTGTGGCTAGCTGCCCGGCGGTTTGTGGGGTCCAGCGTCCAGCGGCTGCACCAAGGCGGGGACTCCGGCCTCATGCGCGGGAAGACCGTGCTGATCACGGGGGCGAACAGCGGCCTGGGCCGCGCCACAGCGGCCGAGCTGTTGCGCCTAGGGGCTCGAGTGATCATGGGCTGCCGGGACCGCAAGCGCGCCGAGGAGGCGGCGGGTCAGCTCCGCCGCGAGGTCTGGCCGACGGGAGGCCCCGACTCGGGGCCCACCTCCGGCGGTGCCGGCGAGCTCGTCGTCAAGGAGTTGGACCTTTCCTCGCTGAGCTCCGTGCGCTCCTTCTGTCAGGAGATGCTCCAG GAAGAGCCTAGACTGGATGTTTTGATCAATAACGCTGGAGTCTTCCAGTGCCCTTATATGAAGACTGAAGATGGATTTGAGATGCAGTTTGGCGTGAACCATCTGGGACACTTCCTACTCACCAACCTTCTCCTGGGACTCCTCAAAAGTTCAGCTCCCAGCAGAATTGTGGTCGTTTCCTCTAAACTTTACAAATACGGAGACATCAACTTTGAAGACTTGAACAGTGAACAGAGCTATAATAAAAGTTTCTGTTACAGTCGGAGCAAACTGGCGAACATTCTTTTTACCAGAGAACTCGCCCGCCGCTTGGAAGGCACCAGCGTCACTGTGAATGTGTTACACCCTGGCATAGTGCGGACTAACCTCGGGAGGCACATACACATCCCACTGTTAGTCAGACCACTTTTCAATTTAGTGTCATGGGCTTTCTTCAAAACTCCAGAAGAGGGGGCCCAGACTGCAGTGTATTTGGCCTCTTCACCTGAGGTGGAAGGTGTTTCAGGCAAGTACTTTGGGGACTGTAAAGAGGAAGAACTGTTGCCCAAAGCTATGGATGAGTCTGTGGCGAGAAAACTTTGGGATATCAGTGAAGTAATGGTTGGCATATTAAAATAG